A single region of the Anomaloglossus baeobatrachus isolate aAnoBae1 chromosome 2, aAnoBae1.hap1, whole genome shotgun sequence genome encodes:
- the DNAJC15 gene encoding dnaJ homolog subfamily C member 15 isoform X1, with translation MRLSISPEERFMVTLRFLATGQSFSALHFDFLLGRSTIAVIVRHTCDMIWQHLKEQMMPQPNREDWLKISKGFKDSVDFPNCIGALDGKHFRVKKPPNSGSRYFNFHKFFSVVILALVDTEYRFIYADIGAYGSASDARIFRSSRLAQRLQENSLLIPPPVALPGTSGPLAPYVMVADAGFALSKHVMRPYPRRSIDDRKQYFNNRLTKARRYVECAFGILANKWRIYQTTIQLQPTFVTSVLKATIVLHNYCRIHEGGTYVDDEFQINHVVNPTGEPMSHNSVTSGLQIRNLFTDYFNCFDDNNNSDDC, from the exons atgcggctttccatttccccagaggagagatttatggtgactctgag attcttggcgactggtcaatcttttagtgctttacattttgattttttgttgggtcgatcaaccattgccgttatagtacgtcacacatgcgacatgatatggcaacatttaaaagaacaaatgatgcctcagccaaacagagaagattggttgaaaatctctaagggcttcaaggactctgttgactttcctaactgcataggagctttggatggcaagcatttcagagttaaaaagccaccaaactcagggtcacgttatttcaattttcataagtttttttccgttgttattttggcattggttgacacagaataccgatttatttatgcagacattggggcctatggtagtgcctcagatgcccgtattttccgttcatccagattagcccaacgcctgcaagaaaattcattattgatcccccctccagttgccctacctggtacatctggaccgttggcaccatatgtgatggtagcagatgcaggatttgcattatccaaacatgttatgcgaccatatccaaggagatccattgatgacaggaaacagtactttaataatcggctaactaaagcaagacgttatgtggagtgtgcatttggtattttagctaacaaatggcgcatttatcagacaacgattcagttgcagccaacctttgtcacatctgtactcaaggctaccattgtgcttcacaattactgtcggatacatgaaggaggaacttatgtggatgatgaatttcagataaaccatgttgttaatcccacaggtgaacctatgtctcataattccgtgacatctggtttacaaattagaaatttatttactgattactttaattgttttgatgataataataatagtgatgattgttaa